The sequence below is a genomic window from Plutella xylostella chromosome 14, ilPluXylo3.1, whole genome shotgun sequence.
GAGCCTAGTGCCGGAGTAGACCCCCCGCATCGACGGTTTGTCTCTAGCTATATGTGTAAATGCAATGTGTTTGATGTAAATGAGAAATAATTAGGGACTAAGGATTGAGCCTTGGGGGACTCCAAAGTTTATTGTCACATTGTTGTATCTTTACTTTTTCATTTCACGCGGCACATTGTGTACCTGGATAGACGGTACTACctacattgttttttttggtatTGGTGAATTTCGATACTTTTTCCGTTGCGGTTTCCTAAGGATTGATTTGCCTCCACAGAGACATCTGGGACCTGatagtaaagttaaaagaGGACCGCACGGTGCTGCTGACCACACACCACCTGGACGAGGCCGAGTTGTTAAGTGATCAGGTTGTCATCATGCACAAGGTAAGTTATATTTATCTTTCATCTTCATCTTATACATCTCTTTcttaatacttaattttattgcagctgatttaatttatatgaCATAAATTTATGAAGGGTATAATAGCGGCACTGTCTACTGCAAGCTATACAGGCCTAACTATATTAGCGAAAAGCTGTTTGATAATCTTCCAAAGGTTCTTGGACAGTGTCTTATTTGCTAAtcatttttgttattgttattttacccGAAATGAACGGCGTTTTTGCTTTTGTTTTCAAAAGCCTTGAAGTACACCTTCTTTAAATGTTCGTAGATCGTAAGCGGTACCACCGTCACTGCCAACTTCCACTCTATAACTGCCTTCATTTCCATTTTGCTTCTTTATCCACTCGTGTAATAATAACTTCTATCCTTAACCCCACAGGGCCAAATCCACACAGTGGGCTCACCGCTCGAAATCAAGCGAAGCATGGGCAACGGCTACACTCTATCTGTCATCTACCCCACGGTGCCTGAAGACTCCTGGCCCGAAGACGGCATGGAGGGCCACGCCAAGGCTCTGTTCTCTGCCGTGAAGGAAGTGGTTAAGAATGCTCAGCTGGTGGATATGAGTGATAAGGAGGTGGAGATTAATTTGCCGTTCTTTGACGTTGACGGGCTTAATAATGAGTGAGTAtgagaaatatttataatgtgaaGTGCCTATCTTATGGGGACTAAACGTTATATATACCTGCAcgcatatttttgtttaagtatCCAAAAAAATCTCCCAATTTAAATGGTAGACTTTATTCTTATTGTAATAATGTTCAAGCTGGCATATCTTAttgaaagaaataaatgaaagAGATAAATTCGTATTCGATTCTCTGTCTCATTTAAATAGGGGTGTCATAACTCTATAATTTTTACATGCACTTACAGATGCCGTACGGCCACCCACGGCTACCCAACAAAAAGTTTAACTTACTTGTCTGTCGAATCTctctatttaattttacatgCTGCCATGCTGCTTATATCTAGcagttttacaaaaaacacctCATTCACTAACCAATCTTCCCACAGTTTCCTAGCCCTATCCCTGGCCCTGGAGTCCCGTCAACCCTCGCTGGGCTTCTCCCGCTTCACGCTGGACTGCAGCAGCCTCGAGCAGGTGCTGTTCAACATCTGCAGCCGCGCGGGGGGCGAGGGGGGCGAGGGGGGCGAGGGGAGAGGGGAGGGGAGGTACGGGACCGTGTCGTCCAGTGGGAGTGATGGTGAGAGTACTTTCGTTgttattacatatattatgtaattgaTCCTCTTATGCGGCAAAACAGTTAAAATATTCCATTTGAAGTATTCGATAACTCCATGTGATACTTCAGCCTCTACCTGGCCATATAGCACGGGGCGCTGTTAAGACgcgacaaaagttctccgtcgcgctcgctcttgagacTACGCGATGcaagtgagcgcgatgcaaaactcttgtcacgtcttaaatgcgccccgtactaacTCTGTAAAAACGCAATCAAACATACAGACCGTAAATCAGTAGAAAATTTGGAGGAAACATACATCCGCCAAGAGGGGTTTTGTCATAATCTACAAGCTTGGCAGGTGGGCTGCAGAATCACAAAATCTATGCCAATGTTTGACACGTCCGAAATTCAAACTCAAAGCCTTCGGTACAAGAGGCAGCTTTGGCATCCGTTCTTTAAAACTTAACTCCACTTGTTTATTCCAGACACCCCTACCCAAACGGCGTCTACATCCAGCATCAAGAACGACAAGGTTCCATTAGTGCCCAACGAGGGGGCGCTGAGGGGCACACACTACGAACAGTTCAAGGCTCTGTTGTATAAGAGATTCATACATTACACTAGGAATAGGTGAGTGAAGTATAAGTAGCGTTAATGAAGAAACATTTAAGCTGccattttgtatttgtgtCTTTATTGAGGCCGCTTATTCCTTATGTCGTATTTTGTACCATATTATATGGATATTTATTGTGGTTTTAGaaacaaaaattatacttacttaagtgtcaatgtacagtgctccaaaattgataatgcacatagaaatctttgacagatcggttgttttcgattatgtgacacatgatattgactcctatttatttcgaacaaggtgcaaaatgcaagtgtttttttatggctcttacgattcaatgattcgggtttgaagatctgcatgtgcattattaattttggacaagtgtaaaTTGTTAGCATGTTGTATAGGATTACGAGGACGCAAGcgtcgcttcgccttaaaattatcttattCAAGGTACCCAGTTATCCAAGATGCTAGCTTTCatgaaaatccgttcagtagttttacgTCAAAGAGGACATCAATTAGTAAGAATACTCAAGCATTACCTTCATTCCTATACagattgttgcaaaaagggtttaataagccgaaacctacgtaaACAGCATTTAGCatattatatctaagcccgaaaatttAATCAGAATGTCTAAATTCGCGAATTAGATTTCGGTTTAGTGTAccccttttgcaacaccctgtataggtaatcATTCTTTATAAAATCCTAACCTCCTAACCTAACCTCAATTTTCCATTCCAGATGGCTGCTCTTCCTTCTGCTAGTGCTGCCATCTCTCTTCGTTACCATCGCGATGGCCTTCTCCATGATCCGCCCGCCCGCCGACCACGAGGTGGCGCTGAGACTCAGCCCCGACCTCTACCAGGGCTCCACGCAGTTTGTCGTGTAAGTACCGTCGTGTgaaaatagatggcgttgtttactaatggaaaataaataatgaatagaCAGTTAATAGAAGTAAGTTTTAAGCtttcagcatttttttaaaaatctataCGTACGTGACGACatcttttttttatctaaattattgtttatacaaataaaaaatctgtAGATTAGAAGTTGTTTACAGTGATGGGTTGAGTCACTCTgttatatgttttataattagaACGACCGatagaataaaattagttATGTAGATTGCAAACAGACTAACTGACCTTAGGTCAAATGAAATGCATAATTTTCTAGTTAAAGATCAATGACTTAGgtaatttattgtaagtaaataaaatacactgATCGGAAATAAATGTGAAGTGTTTCTTGTTAGGAATAGTGCACTGGTGTTATAACTGCTGTTATGGATTTTCTTCATGTCACTTCTATTATGCCACATAATACACTTGTCCTACACAATCTAGTTCTGAATAATCTTAAGGCTCTCCTTCCACACTTTATCAACTAACTCATCAGTCACTACACTGGATACTTTTTCAGGTTTACAGTCTCTGTAATAACCGCCTGTGGCATTCACTAACTCTGGAGCGACACAAAGGTGAATAGTCGTCTGAGCACCTTCTTTTGCAGTCTTAAATACCAAAGTTATGATCTTCAGCACTATATCTCTGTACACATCTGGCAATCGCTTGAATATATCAGTTTTGACCACTCCCGGGTGTAAGACATTCGCTGTAACTCCATTTGTAAGATGCTTAGCCAATGCTTTAGCCCAGAGCACATTGCATAGTTTGCTGTTAGCATACCTAGTCCAGTAGCCTTTAGTTTTAAGTCCTTTTAAATCTTCAACGTTGAGTCTCGCCATAACATGTGCGTAGGAAGACACAATGACTATGCGGCTAGGTGAGGATGCCTTTAGTTTGTCTAGTAGAAGATTGGTTAGTAAGAATGGTCCGAAGTAGTTCACTTGCATGACAGTGTCGATGCCATCTTCAGTCGGTTTCTTCTTGACTCCCGCGCAGCCTGCGTTGTTGACTAGAATATCAAGCCTTTCTTCAGTTTCGTTGAAATCTTTCGCGAACCGTCTTATGCTTTCAAACTTTGACAAATCTAATTGTTTAAATTTCACTTTAGAATTCTGTGTCGAGTTGATTATGTCTGTGACTGCGTCTTCGGATTTCTTGACATCTCGACAAGCTATTATAACTTTAGCCCCTCGCTTGGCTAAGTCTCTAGCAGTTTCCAGACCTATTCCGGAGTTTCCTCCAGTGACTACCACAGTCCTTCCCTTCAGATCACGCTTGCACACGCACACACCCTTAACTGgctcataaaaaaacctgtaACCTAGAATTAAGGCTACAAGCAGGAGTACTAGGAAGAAGAATAGTTTCAAAGCAATAGACACGATCCAAGATATTATAGTTAGCAGCAACATGGCTAGTGTGGACGCGACGAGTAGTGTGGAATGACTGGTGCATCGAGAAACAATTGTATGGTAATTAATGCAAGTACATAAAGTTGTGGTAAATAGTTGTGTAAATAAACACTGTATTGTATGGGTAGATGACTTCAGTTAAATGTTCAGACGTTGAAGTCATAATTTTGGTATGCATGTGCTACTTTTTTAATGTTTGcagttaacttttttatgaccTTGATAGAAACATTAGGACTTAGGCGGAAGTCCCAATTTTCGCATATTATTGATTTGAACTAAATACCTAATCAAGACTACAATATGTACCTGACCGGGAATCAAACGCAGTACCTATTTCAAAATATCCACCGGTCTGACCATTACGCCACCCGGTTGTCATCATAGCAAACAATTATTCTCACGCATAGCTAATTAGTTACAACTTAGTTAACTAGTACCTAGAGCTTATGCAATTACAATCATTAGTCAGACATCTCATCTTGTCTGCTGAGATTACGGAAGAACACACTTtaggtatttaagtacttGTACATTTCGCGATTAACTACATAATGGGTCCCATAATGAAAGTGATACTTATTGTTATTGGTTATAATATTTAgatttcattaataaaatgatACCTAATTAAACCTATTTTCAGGCCGGAGCCTACAATATACTCTTCAGACATCGACCCGAGCTACGCGGAGAGAGTCATGAAGATCATAGAGGACAGCAAGATGACCCACCACTGGACTGAAACGGTAAAAGTCTATTAGAAATCCAATTTATATATACATAGATACCGATAAGGAGGTTGTTTGCTTTAAGAACCTAACCATTGTCTTTAGTGAAACAGAGTAAACGTTAGCAGATAGCCACTAGTATTGGTGCAGCGACGCtccgaaaaaaataaatggttccTGCTTTACATTAGCAAATACTTTGGGGTGTAACAAAACTTCCTCAAAAAAGCTAGGTCCCTacacatatttcacaaattcACTCTAGCATATTTTACACACACCACATCTGCTTCCCTATCTCTCTAAATCCATAACGACAAACATCACACTCCTACAGGACACCCCGCAATGCACATGTACGGACGTGCGACAGGAGTGCACATATAGCGAGCCCCcgggcgcgccgcccgccatGGTGGTGCTACCCAATGTGACCACGGCTAATGAGTGGCTGGTCGCTACCCAAGAGCAGTATATACAGAAGAGGTGAGTTTTTCAGATGTTATTTAAAGAATTAGGGATGCCTGGaataagtattaagtaaaACAGTGAGCTGAAATGCTTGCTACATGGTTTTAGATGTTATCGTAAAGTGAGGGAAGGCAGTGGCTTAGAGAGGCACTAGACCAGAAAAGCACGCGTACTACAATCCTACTACTAAACTTGGGTAAAGGGCCACAAAATGTAACTGTACAACTAATCTTTCGCACTTAGACGCCTGGATCAATTtagcttaaaataataatattattatcttcttTTTCATTAAGTTACCTTCATGATATTAGCCAGTACCAGAACGAATTAGCCAGTACAGTACCCGTTTCGCTTTCATACTAACCACATTtccaatcctaactaatattataaatgcgaaagtaactgtgtctgtctgtctgttactctttcacgccaaaattactgaacggatttaaatgaaatttggtatacatatggtctagaccctgagaaagaacataggctactttttatcccggaattcccacgggaaaactttttaaggcaaagcgaagctcgcgggaactgctagttagaaatatttttaaaaacttcatGAACTTATCAACTTTTCTCCCCAGATACGCGGGCTACTCCGCCGCACTGACCAACAACCAGACAGTCTTCACGGCGTGGTACAA
It includes:
- the LOC105392103 gene encoding retinol dehydrogenase 12: MLLLTIISWIVSIALKLFFFLVLLLVALILGYRFFYEPVKGVCVCKRDLKGRTVVVTGGNSGIGLETARDLAKRGAKVIIACRDVKKSEDAVTDIINSTQNSKVKFKQLDLSKFESIRRFAKDFNETEERLDILVNNAGCAGVKKKPTEDGIDTVMQVNYFGPFLLTNLLLDKLKASSPSRIVIVSSYAHVMARLNVEDLKGLKTKGYWTRYANSKLCNVLWAKALAKHLTNGVTANVLHPGVVKTDIFKRLPDVYRDIVLKIITLVFKTAKEGAQTTIHLCVAPELVNATGGYYRDCKPEKVSSVVTDELVDKVWKESLKIIQN